From Candidatus Methanomethylophilaceae archaeon:
TAGGAAGCGACAACAAGATTCTGATACCCACGGCCGCCGTCGTAGGCGCTCTGCTGGTTCTGGTGTCCGATGTTGCCGTCAGGCTTCTTCCCGGAGCCCTTCCGGTAGGGACCATCACGGCGCTGATCGGGAGCCCGCTGTTCATCTATATCCTGTACAGGCAGAGGAAGAACGCGGCTTTCTGAGGGAATCGGGCTCCGGCCCGTCCCACATATAAAATGGGAGGGGAAACCCTCCTTTCAGTGTTTGAGAATTTCTGCTCTGACTTTTCCGCCGTCGATGTCGATGACGGCGAATTTCTTCTCTTTGGCGGGACCGGGGTTCACGAACACTGTGCCGTCCTGTTCGACAATCCCGGAGGCCTCGTGAATGTGCCCGGACAGCGCGAGGATCGGGTGGTATTCGTCCACGATCCTTTTGATAGCGCGGCTACCGACGCTGATGCCGGAGGGTATCTGATCCAATATGCCGTATGAAGGCGCGTGGGTCATCAGGATCATACCTTCCGAGGTGTTCTTCTTCAGGCCGTTGTAAAGTTCGTCCTCCTCAAGCTCGAACGCGGTGTGGAAGATCGTTATGTTCGATCCACCGAGCCCTACTATCCTGTATCCGCCGACTTCTGCCGCATTGCCGTGCATGTCCACGGCCACATCCTTGATGCCTTCGGGAAGGTCGAGAGGGTCGCAGTTTCCGGGTATGGCATAGACTTTGGAATCGATTTTCGAGATGATTTCCTTGGCCAGCTTCTTGGTTCCGAAATTGGTAATATCTCCGAGGAAAAGCACGAATTCCGCTTTGTGAGCGGCGATTTCTTCATTTATCCAGCCCACATCGGCCCTTTTTTGATGCAGGTCCGTTATGACGAGGAATCTCATGCCCAGACATCCGCGAAAGCGTACTTAACTATTGACAGCGGCGGCTCAATAGATTTTTTTAATGAGATATGATTAGCGTACCATAGGTATTATCATGGCGAAAATCAGGGTCGGAGTGAACGGATATGGGACCATCGGAAAGAGGGTCGCATCCGCCGTTGCCGCGCAGGAAGACATGGAGCTGGTCGGGGTCACCAAGACCAGGCCGAATTTTGAGGCTCTCTCGGCGCTCAATAAGGGATATGACCTCTACGTCCCCGACGAAAGCGTCGAAGCGTTCAATAAAGCCGGCGTGAAGATAGCCGGGACCCTGAAGGATTTATTATCGAAGGTCGACATCGTCGTCGACTGCACCCCCGGGAATGTGGGGGAATATTATAGGGACATGTACAAGGCCGCCGGAGTCAAAGCCATATTCCAGGGCGGAGAGGACCACAGCCTGACCGGGATCTCTTTCAATTCTACTGCCAACTATTCCGAGTCGTGGGGCGCACAGCTCTCGCGCGTGGTCTCATGCAACACCACGGGGCTTCTCAGGACTCTGAATCCCATCGACAAGGCGTTCAAGATCAAGGATGCCTATGTGACGATAGTCAGGCGCGCGGCCGATCCCGGGGACAGCAAGAACGGCCCCATCAACGGGCTCGAGCCTTCCGTCAGCCTTCCGACCCATCACGGCCCCGACGTCCAGAGCATCATGCCTTGGCTCAGCATCAGTACCATGGCCATCAAAGCGTCTACCACCCTCATGCACGTCCACACGGTCGTCGCCAAGCTGGAAGCCGAGACGACCACGGAGGAAGTCATAAACGTCCTGAAGAACGCGTCACGCGTGAGGCTGGTGAAATCAAAGGACGGCATCAAAACCACCGCCCAGATCATGGAGTTCGCCAGGGACCTCGGGCGCGACAGGTCTGACATGTATGAGATAGTCGTCTGGGAGGACGGCATCAAAGTGGTCGGGAACACCTTGTATTACTACCAGGCCGTCCACCAAGAGTCGGACGTAATCCCTGAGAATGTCGATTGCATCAGGTCCATGTGCAAAGCCGAGAAAGACCCGTCCAAATCCGTAGCGAAGACCAACGCGGCCCTCGGCATTTCCAAAAGCTGAAGGTGTTCCCCACGGCGAAGGATTTCAACACGCTGGAGGATTTCGATTACAGGGGCAAGACGGTCCTTCTCAGGGTAGACATCAATTGCCCCCTGGACAAGCAGACCCTGAAGATCGTCAACGACTCCAGGATAAGGAGGGTTGTCCCCACCGTCAGGGAGCTGATGGGAAAGAACGCGAAGCTTGTTATCCTGGCCCACCAGAGCAGGAAAGGGAAGTGGGATTTCATAGGTCTGAAGCAGCACTCGGAGTACCTTTCCCGCCACATCAACGCTCCCGTGAAGTATGTCGACGACGTCATCGGCAAGGAAGCCGTGGGCGCCATAAAAGCTCTCCAGCCCGGGGAGGTCCTTCTTCTGGGCAACGTGCGCGGCATAGATTCCGAGACCGCCAAAGGGGACATGGAGGCGCACGCCAACGGGGAGATCGTGAAGGCGCTGGCCCCATTGATCGACTATTACGTATGCGATGCGTTCGGAGCGTCCCACAGATCCCAATGCTCCCTCGTCGGATTCCAGGCGAAAGTGCCTTCGGCATCCGGCAGGCTCATGGCAAAGGAGATGTTCGCCCTCAACGCGATATTCTCCGAGCCCCGCAGACCCTCCGTTTTCATTCTGGGCGGCGCCAAGTTCGGCGACGTGTCGGACATGATAGACCGCGTCCTCGGCAACGGCACCGCCGACACCGTCATTCTGGTCGGGCTGGTCGGCAATGCATATCTTCTCGCCAGAGGCGTGGATATAGGCGAGGCCAGCTCCAAGATCCTCAGCGAAGAGCTCACCCCAGAGAATATTCAGGCCGCCAAGGATGTGATGGAGAAATACGGGCAGAAGGTGCTCATCCCCGTCGACGTAGCCGTTGAGAGGGACGGGAAGCGCGTCTCCGTCAATATAGGGGACATGCCCACCAAAGAGCCCGCCCTCGATATCGGGGACGCATCGGCCGAGAAATTCGGCAAAGTAATCCGCTCGTCCAAGACATGCTTCATGTCTGGCCCTGCGGGTATGATAGAGAAAGAGGATTTCTCTGTCGGAACCAGGAAACTGATGGAAGCCATGGTAGATTCCGGAGGGCAATCGGTCATCGGCGGAGGGCATACCGGAGGGGCGGCGGAGAGGTTCGACCTGGCCGACAGGTTCTCCTATGTGAGCACCGGCGGCGGAGCCTTGGAGACATTCCTTCTCGGGGAACCTTTGCCTGTGATAGAGGCCCTGAAGTATTCCAAGGGGAAGTTCGGCTCCGGCGGGCATGCGCGAGGTGTCTCAATAACTATTTAAGTGAACTGCAGGATGCGGACGCAATGGCAAAGAAAAGGAGACTGATCGTCGAGGAACCCGAGGAGGATTACGAGTTCACTCCCACCGAGTTCAACGAGAGGGAATTCATCCTGAAGGATATCTATGGGACGAAGGTCTGCCTCGTGACTCTGGTTCTGGGGGTCGTTGTAGGGATAATCGGCGGCTTGATATGCAAGTTCGGATTCGGAAGCGGAATCAATTGGCTCTGGATCGTGGCTACGCTTCTGTCGTTCGGGGTCATGGCTCTGATGCCTAAGATCCTGTCCGCCATGGGATTCCGCCCCGACATGGTCGAGACGAAATCCATGATCGGGAATTACCTGATCTATCTGGCCCTCGCGTTGGCCATCTGCATAATCGTAGTTAACCCGCCCATCACCGCCCTTCTCAACTGAAGGGAAAAAAATCGGGGGTCTGCGGATCAGTCCGCAAGGCCCCTTCTTTTCAGTTCTTCCATCATCAATCTTATGGCGTTCCCCCTGTGGGACACTTCGTTCTTCTCCTCTATCGGTATCTCCGCGAAGGTCCTCCGGCCGTCCGGCGTGAATATGGGGTCGAAACCGAATCCCCCGGCTCCCCTTTCCGATTGCGTTATGTAGCCTCTGCAGATTCCGGTGACTATCACCCTTTCGCCGGCGATGTCGCACCCGATGCAGCATCTGAACTCAGCCCCGCGGTCCTGCTCGCCTTCCATAAGCTTCAATATCCCGGCATTGCCGATGGTTTTCTGCGCGTAAGCCGACCAAACTCCCGGGAATCCCTTCAGGGCATCGACGAAGAGTCCGGAATCGTCCACGATGAAGTCCCTGACCCCTTTGGAGATTATCTCGTCCATGCCTTTGTCGACAACTTCGCTCAGATCGGATGTCTGCACTTCGTCGTAAGGGAGTCTCAGATGCTCCATCTCGATGCCGATCTCCGAGAACGATCTCGCGTATTCCGCGACCTTTCCGGGATTTGACGTAATCACTTTCAGCTTCATGTGTATCTCCCTCTGTTCCTTATCTCCTCAAGTTTCTTTCTGACCGCATTCCCATCGGGCATCGAGGAAAGATATGCGTCCATAAGTGTTTCCAACGCATTTTCCAGTCCCGCATGGGCCGATCCGAACGCCCTTTCCATCAGCCTGGCGTCTATCCCGATGTCTTCCAGGGTGGCTTTTGTGCATCCCATCGAAAAATCGATCAGGCAAAGGGAGCCGTCAGGGCGGACTATCATGTTGGATGTGGTCAGATCGCCATGGCATATCCCAGCTGAATGGAGTTTGGCCGCGGTCTTTCCTATCATCTCCGCAAGCTTCTCCGCATCTTCTGGATGGGCGTCGATGGCTTCTTTCGCGGTGATTCCGTGCACATATTCCATGGTGATGGAGCATTCCTTGAGGTCGATGTCGTAGATGCATGGGGTACGCACGCCCGCTTCCCTGGCTTCGCGCATTATGCGGGCTTCGCTTCTGGTTCTGGCGGTTCTTATGCGCATGTCAAGCTCCGGAAGCCTGTAGGATTTGGGCGGCCTGGACTTCAAGGCGGCTTCGCGTCCGAGGTACGATGCCCTGGAAATGGTGGCTTCGGCCCCCCTTTGTCTGTCCGATTCCATGCATCTAAATGTTTTTATGCATATAGAATGGTTCTTAGCCTATGAAATATAACATTTCTGGGAGCAACCTTCAGGTAGTAAACATCGAGCTGGAGCCCAACGAGGAGCTGGCCACCACGGCCGGAGCTTTGGTGTACACCTCCGGGAACGTGCAGATGGAATCCAAGATGGAAGGCGGACTCATGGCGGGTCTCAAACGTTCGCTGTCGGGATCCAGCATGTTCTTGGTAAAGTTCAAGACCACCGGAGGCACGGGCACCGTCGGAATCGCCGGAGAGGCGCCGGGAAAGATCATAGACATAGACATCACGAACAACGCGTGGATATGCCAGAAATCGGCGTATCTCGGGTCGGAGACCAGCGTCCAATTGGACATCGCATTCCAGAAGAAGCTCGGTTCCATGCTGTTCGGCGGCGAAGGGCTCATTCTCCAGAAGCTTTCCGGAAAGGGACTGGTCTTCGCCCATGCGTGCGGAGATCTGATCCAGATGGATCTGAAGCCCGGCGAGATAATCAAAGTCTCCACGTCCCACGTGGTCGCATGGCAGGACACCGTGTCTTACGACATCAGCAGCGTCAAGGGAGTGAAGAACGTCCTCTTCAGCGGGGAGGGTCTGTTCATGACTACTCTGACCGGTCCCGGCCGCATCATTCTGCAGTCTATGACCCTCGGCGATCTGGCTATGTCGCTGTACCCGTACATGCCTCAGAGCAGCAGCTGATGATGCCTATGGTTCAGACGCAGAAAGTCAAGACAGGGAAGTCCGGGTTGGGCGTCCTCCTCATAGTGGCGGGCATCGTGGTCCTCATCGCTTTGGTCATCTATGCCCTCACCAGACCTGGAATATTCGAATCGGTTGTCACCATCGCGTTGTATGTGGTCATAGCCCTCGCAGTGTTGGCCGTTATAGCCTACGCGGCGATGATGATCATGGCCGTTCCCATGTACATGTCCAAAGGCGATGTGGTCCAGACCGATGTGGATTACAGCCTGGACGATGTCAAGCCCGTGGAGAATTCGTCCTCTGACGATCCCAAAAACTGAGCGGGAGGGGGCAGCCCCTTCCCCAACCCTTTACAATTTCTTTTTATTCATATTGCCGATTGAGGTTCCCGTGAAGAGGATACCTTTGGGTTGCCAGAAGTTCGATCGCCTTCTCGGAGGGGGCATCGAAGGCGGCTGCGTCACGCTCATCTACGGCGAAGCCGGCGCGGGGAAGACAAACGTCTGCCTGCAGTTCGCCCGCAGCATCGTCTCCCAAGGGGAAAGGGTCGCGTACATCGATTCCGAGGGCCTCTCAGGCGACCGCATATCCCAGGTTTTCGCAGGGATGGAAGATGCGGTCAAGAACGTGCTGATTTTCCAGGTCCACAGTTTCGAGGAGCAGTCCGACCGCATAGACAAGGCGGAGAAGCTCGCTTCCGCAGGGACCATAACCGCCGTGATCATCGATTCCCTGACCATGTTCTATCGGCTGAAGTACGATGACGGGGCGGCCAGGAACGATTTCATCAGGCAGACGGAAGCTCTGCTTAATATGGCCAGGAAATATGACATAGCCGTTCTGGTAACTTCGCAGGTATACAGCAATATGAACGGCGGGGTTGAGTTTCTCGGGGGCCACGTCCTGCATCACAACGCGAAAACTATAGTGCGTCTGGATAAGGGATACGAAGGCAGGCGCGCAGCGGTGATAATGAAGCACCGGAGCCTCCCCGAAGGGAGGTCGGCGCCATACAGGATAACCGAGACCGGGATAGAGGACGTCTGATCCTCAGGATTCCCTGTTTATGGCGAATTTAGCCAGAGCCACCATGAATTCCTTGTCCTCGCTTCCGGGGAGGAAATCTATCTTGGCGATGGCGGACTCTATTTTCTTCTTGGCAAGGTCCATCGCATAATCGATGGATCCGGCGTCTTTCATAATCTGCTTGGCGCGCCCGCATTCGGCGTCGGTGGCATCGATCTTCCCCAGAATCCCTTTGAATTCCTCCAAAGTCTTCTGATCTTTTATTGATCTGATCGCGTGGGTCACCATGCAGGTGCATTTCCCTTTGCGTATGTCGTTCCCAACCGATTTCCCGGTCTTGGATGAATCGCCGGCTATCCCGAGATAGTCGTCGAACATCTGGAATCCCAGCCCCAGATCGATGGCGTAATCGTAGATCTTCGCGGCTGTGGCATCGTCCGCTCCGCCTACGATCGCTCCTCCCGCAGCCGCCGCCGCGAACAGGACGCTGGTTTTGAGCTTTATCGTCTCGATGTAGTATTCTTCGGAGACGATCTTGCCCTCGTTGTTGACGTCCATCTGCTGGCCGCGCCCGAGGTCGCAGACAGCGGTTGTAACGTATCTCAGAATCCTAACGACTTTCTCCGGAGGGAGGTCCATGTTGCTGATTATCTCGCACGCCTTCGAGAACAGCCAGTCCCCGGCGAGAACCGCGGTCGGCATCCCATATCCCACGTGGATGGTTCTCATCCCCCTGCGGACTTCGTCCCCGTCCATCAGGTCGTCGTGGATCAGCGTGAAATTGTGGATGTATTCTATGGCAACCGCAAGCGGCATCGCATCCATGGCGTTTCCGCCGACGGCTCCGCAGGAGGCCAAGACCATCGCAGGGCGCATCCTCTTCCCTCCGGCGTACGGATACTGCCTGGACGCCTCTATGAGGTTGGACGGCTCTTCGTCCTTTATAAAGTCGCGAATGGGCCCGTCCAGTTGGGCGGACCTTTTCCTCAGATATTCTCTTGCATCGATCATATGGATTCCATCCACTGTCTGGTTTCCCCAAGGACCACGTGCTTGGCCTTGGAGAGCGCTTTCAAGTCGGGGGAGCCGGTGAGCAGCATCGCGGCCCTGAGCTCTTCCCTGATCAAAGTGAGTTTGCGTTTGACGGCCTCGGCGGATTCGCAGGCTTCCCTCAGGACGGCATTGGCGACGCCCGCGCAGGAAGCCCCCATAGCGACCGAAGAGGCCACGTGTATCCCGTCGAGGATGCCTCCGGAAGCGATCAGCGGAAGGCCGCTGCATTTGGCTTCGCAGAGGGAAACAGGCGCGGGTATGCCCCAATCCAAGAAGGTTTCGCCCATGTTGGTCCTGATGTAATCGCCGGCATCCATAGCGCGGTGAAGCTCGACGGCAGCGAAGCTGGTCCCGCCCATCCCTGCGATGTCGATCCCTTGGATTCCGATGCCTTTCAGTCTGACGGCCACGTCTTTGGAGATTCCGCCGCCGGTTTCCTTGACGATCGCCGGGAAATCCCTGGCGAGGGAGCGTATCGCGTCGCGGCAGCCGCATGCGTTCGTGTCGCCCTCAGGCTGGACGATCTCCTGAAGGAAGTTCAGATGGATGGCGAGCATATCTGCGCCGACCAGATCCATCGCCGCTTCGATGTCCTCCTTGGAGAAGGCTTTCTTCCCTCTCTGCTCTATCAGCTGGGGAGCGCCCACGTTCCCGATGACCAAAGGCACGCCGTAATCCTTCACGACGGAGTAGCTTTCCGGGCAGACGCCGGATATCCCTGCGCGTTCGCTCCCGACTCCCATCCCGATGCCAAGCTCGGCGCACGCTTCGGCGATGTTCCCGTTGATTTTCTTGGCCCCATCGAATCCGCCGGTTATAGCGGTCACGATCAGCGGGAATTCCAGCTTTCTGCCGAAGATCTCGCAGGACATGTCGATCGAGTCCCCGTCTATCTCCGGAAGGGCGTTGTGGATCAGTCTCACATCGTCCCAATAGCAGTATCCTGGGGCGGTCCTCTCTTCGACGCAGATCCTGATGTGGTCGTTCTTTCTGTTCTGTATAGCCATATCAGACCCTCGCTGTTGTGCATCTGATCTTTTCCCGTTGAGCGCGGACAGGAGCCTGCCGGGGACCGTGCCGTTCAGAAGGATGCACTCCCTTCCCTCGGCGCACATCGAAAGCATCGATCTCATTTTTCCGGCGACCCCTCCGGTGACGTCGTCCGCGGATTGCTCCGAAGATATCCTTTCCAGGGTCTCTTCCGTGACTTCCGGAATGAATTCAGCGTCCGGATCTTTCTTGGGGTCGGAAAGGTAGAGGCCGTCGATGTCCGAAACGAAGATCGACAGCTCCGGCTCGAAGATGCGGGCCAGAACTTCCATGGCCTGGTCGCCAGAGCATATCCCGAACCCTTTTTTCCTGTCCATGACCACGTCGCCGAACATGACCGGCATTATGCCCATGTCTTTCAGCGCCCTAATGGCATCCCCGTTCCCGACTTCCAGTCTTCCTCCGTCCATGACGAAGCAGGATCCCGGGGGCACCGAGACCGCTGGGATCCCGGCGTCTATGAGCTCCCCGACAACCATCGAGCTGAGCTCTCTGACGTCATGCTGGACCTTCGCGACCGCAGGTATCTGCTCTTTGCCGGTGAATCCGTCCTGGATCGAGAATCTCTTCGCCAGCACATGTCCGAACGAGCCGGCCCCGTGAACCACAAGGCAGTCTCTCCCCGAAGCAGAGATCTCTCTGCAGAGGCGCGAGACGGAATCCCGGCTGAACGTGCGGTACTGCGTTTTGTCTGTGATCACGCTGCCTCCGAGCTTGATCAGTATCATCGGCTGATGATAGGGTTCACCTATAAAATCAGATGCGAATCCCGAGTACGTCGATCGACGGATGATCTGGATTCTGACTCAGGCATATTCCTTTATGGTCTTCCCGACGTTGACGAAATGGTCCGCTATCCTTTCCGTGTCCGAAGCCAGGGAAAGATACTCCGCGCCGACGTCAGGCTTGCAGACGCCTTCGTTCAGCCTTTCGATGTGGTCGGCGGACATCTTGTCGGTGAGGTCGTCGATCTTGTCCTCGATGGCCATGGCTTCCCTGAGGATATCCCTGTCGGCTTCGGCGTAGGCCTTCATTATCTTCTCGTACAGCTGCTCTATGAGGAGTCTGACGTCCTCTATCTCCTGGAGGGCGGCGTCGGAGAATCTGTCTTCGAGGGCGGAAAGCTTCTCGGCGTACTCCACTATGTTCTCCGCATAGTCGCCGATCCTTTCCAGATCGGTCACGGTGCGGAATCCGGTGGAGACGTACGCGTTGTCCCTTCCGCTCAGCTGGAGGTTGGAAAGTTTCACAAGGAATTTGGTGATCTGCTTTTTGAGGAAATTGAGCTCTTTCTCATTGGCCCGGAACGTCTTTTCCTCGCTGAAATCCAGCGTGGATACCATATGGCAGGCGAGGTTGACGTTGTCCATCGCGATCTTGGCCATGTTCATGATCTCATTCTTCACTTCCAGCACGGCTATGGGCGGGGTCTTCAGCATATAATCGTTGATGAAGAAGAGGCGTGGCCCTTCGTTCTCCGAAGTGGTCTTCTCTCCTTTGTCGGGTATCGCCTTGCATACGAAGGAAACCAGTTTTGACGTGAGAGGAAGCATTATGATGACGGTCATGACGTTGAAGAAGGTGTGGAACATGGCCAGCTGGGTGGGGGCGTTCGGGAACATCGATCCGAATATGGATTCATATGTGATGCCGCCGCCTGAGATGAATCCGATGGCGTAGCCCGCGATGACGAACAGTGTCACGCCTATCACGTTGAACGTGAGATGCATTAGCGCCGTCCTTTTCGCGTTGAGGCCGCTGGACATTCCCGCAAGGATAGACACTATGCAGGATCCGATGTTGGATCCCATGGTCAGGTAGATCCCCTGCTCCAAATCGATGAGCCCGGCGGCAAGCATCGCGATGGCCACCGAGGTCATGACGGATGAGCTTTGGACTATCGCCGTCAGAAGCGCTCCCAAAAGAACCAGGATGATCAGGTTATCGATGCTGGCGAGGAAATTCTTCACCTCATCGAGCTGAGCGAAATCCTCCATGGAACCGCTCATCATGCTCAGGCCCACGAACAGCAATCCGAATCCGCCGATGACGCCCCCCCATCTTTTCACGGAGTCTTTTTTCCCGAAGGCGACCATGAACGCGCCTATCCCCGTGACGGCGGCGAATATCAGGGTGAGAGATATCGTGCCGGAGCCGAACATCCCCAGCGCCACTATCTGCGCGGTTATAGTCGTCCCTATGTTGGCGCCGTAGATTATCGCTGCCGCGAGGGTCAGAGACATGATCCCGGCGTTGACGAAACCTATAACCAGAACGGTCATCGCTCCGGAGCTTTGTATGGCCGCGGTGCTCACCGTCCCTATAGCTACGCCGACCAGCTTCTTGTCGGATGCTTTGGAGAATAGGCTCTTCAGTCTGGTGCTGCAGATGGATTCCAAGTTGGAGCTCATAGTGTTGCAGGCTATGAGGAAAACTCCGATCCCTGCGGCCAGCGTGAGCACGGCTGTTGCTATCATTGCGGCGTCCATATGGGCACTTCTGGATTGATTATAGGTTAGTAATATAATAAATTGAAGTGTCGGCCAGCCGTCCCGCGGAAGCCAGGCTTTCGGATGGCCGGTTTTTGGAGGGGATTCCGCATGATCGTCGGGAATCCGTCAGGAGGAAGCGCTTCTGATCAGATGGTAGGAGCAAGGGTAGACACGTTCCTCGATGACCTTTCCGTCGGAGCGGCCGATTTTGAAGGTGATGTATATATCATCGCTGTCCAGACAGAAGTCCAAATCGAAATTTTGGGTGCTTTGCGCGCTCAAATCTCCTTTGAGCAGCGTGAATCTGCCGCAGCCGGAGGTTTCGTCGTCTTCGACGCGGAATCCGTTGCCCCACATGACCGAGACGAAACTGGCGTCGGGAGAGCTGTATTCGACCTCCAAGTATCTGAATTCCATCTCGGAGTGCGGCACTTGGATGCTTATTTCCAAGCTGGGTTGGCTGCCTTTATACACGTCGTTTATCGTTACCGAGTTTACCATGAAGACTGAGGGCCATTGGCAGAATACGCCGTCTCCGTAGCCATGGATGTATTTCGGTTCTCCCACTTTGACTTCGATCTGCTGCGGTTCGCTGACGATGCTTTCGCCTGCGGTTTCATGGTCCATGGCGACGAGGCTGATTGCGACGGCGGCGACGGAAAGGAGAGCCACGAGCGTCGCGATTGCGATGATCACGTCGGTTTTGCTCACACTCACGTTATCACTTCCGCGGGGCTTTCGCCCTCGTGCGATGGGAGGGGTTCTGAGTATTTAAAAATGATGCTATTTGTTAATGTATCTCGATAATAATAATTTGATTTACAATAATTAATTGTCATA
This genomic window contains:
- the rdgB gene encoding RdgB/HAM1 family non-canonical purine NTP pyrophosphatase — protein: MKLKVITSNPGKVAEYARSFSEIGIEMEHLRLPYDEVQTSDLSEVVDKGMDEIISKGVRDFIVDDSGLFVDALKGFPGVWSAYAQKTIGNAGILKLMEGEQDRGAEFRCCIGCDIAGERVIVTGICRGYITQSERGAGGFGFDPIFTPDGRRTFAEIPIEEKNEVSHRGNAIRLMMEELKRRGLAD
- a CDS encoding TIGR00266 family protein, whose amino-acid sequence is MKYNISGSNLQVVNIELEPNEELATTAGALVYTSGNVQMESKMEGGLMAGLKRSLSGSSMFLVKFKTTGGTGTVGIAGEAPGKIIDIDITNNAWICQKSAYLGSETSVQLDIAFQKKLGSMLFGGEGLILQKLSGKGLVFAHACGDLIQMDLKPGEIIKVSTSHVVAWQDTVSYDISSVKGVKNVLFSGEGLFMTTLTGPGRIILQSMTLGDLAMSLYPYMPQSSS
- a CDS encoding type II glyceraldehyde-3-phosphate dehydrogenase, with protein sequence MAKIRVGVNGYGTIGKRVASAVAAQEDMELVGVTKTRPNFEALSALNKGYDLYVPDESVEAFNKAGVKIAGTLKDLLSKVDIVVDCTPGNVGEYYRDMYKAAGVKAIFQGGEDHSLTGISFNSTANYSESWGAQLSRVVSCNTTGLLRTLNPIDKAFKIKDAYVTIVRRAADPGDSKNGPINGLEPSVSLPTHHGPDVQSIMPWLSISTMAIKASTTLMHVHTVVAKLEAETTTEEVINVLKNASRVRLVKSKDGIKTTAQIMEFARDLGRDRSDMYEIVVWEDGIKVVGNTLYYYQAVHQESDVIPENVDCIRSMCKAEKDPSKSVAKTNAALGISKS
- the fni gene encoding type 2 isopentenyl-diphosphate Delta-isomerase; translation: MAIQNRKNDHIRICVEERTAPGYCYWDDVRLIHNALPEIDGDSIDMSCEIFGRKLEFPLIVTAITGGFDGAKKINGNIAEACAELGIGMGVGSERAGISGVCPESYSVVKDYGVPLVIGNVGAPQLIEQRGKKAFSKEDIEAAMDLVGADMLAIHLNFLQEIVQPEGDTNACGCRDAIRSLARDFPAIVKETGGGISKDVAVRLKGIGIQGIDIAGMGGTSFAAVELHRAMDAGDYIRTNMGETFLDWGIPAPVSLCEAKCSGLPLIASGGILDGIHVASSVAMGASCAGVANAVLREACESAEAVKRKLTLIREELRAAMLLTGSPDLKALSKAKHVVLGETRQWMESI
- a CDS encoding Na/Pi cotransporter family protein, with translation MDAAMIATAVLTLAAGIGVFLIACNTMSSNLESICSTRLKSLFSKASDKKLVGVAIGTVSTAAIQSSGAMTVLVIGFVNAGIMSLTLAAAIIYGANIGTTITAQIVALGMFGSGTISLTLIFAAVTGIGAFMVAFGKKDSVKRWGGVIGGFGLLFVGLSMMSGSMEDFAQLDEVKNFLASIDNLIILVLLGALLTAIVQSSSVMTSVAIAMLAAGLIDLEQGIYLTMGSNIGSCIVSILAGMSSGLNAKRTALMHLTFNVIGVTLFVIAGYAIGFISGGGITYESIFGSMFPNAPTQLAMFHTFFNVMTVIIMLPLTSKLVSFVCKAIPDKGEKTTSENEGPRLFFINDYMLKTPPIAVLEVKNEIMNMAKIAMDNVNLACHMVSTLDFSEEKTFRANEKELNFLKKQITKFLVKLSNLQLSGRDNAYVSTGFRTVTDLERIGDYAENIVEYAEKLSALEDRFSDAALQEIEDVRLLIEQLYEKIMKAYAEADRDILREAMAIEDKIDDLTDKMSADHIERLNEGVCKPDVGAEYLSLASDTERIADHFVNVGKTIKEYA
- the radB gene encoding DNA repair and recombination protein RadB, with translation MKRIPLGCQKFDRLLGGGIEGGCVTLIYGEAGAGKTNVCLQFARSIVSQGERVAYIDSEGLSGDRISQVFAGMEDAVKNVLIFQVHSFEEQSDRIDKAEKLASAGTITAVIIDSLTMFYRLKYDDGAARNDFIRQTEALLNMARKYDIAVLVTSQVYSNMNGGVEFLGGHVLHHNAKTIVRLDKGYEGRRAAVIMKHRSLPEGRSAPYRITETGIEDV
- a CDS encoding Kae1-associated serine/threonine protein kinase gives rise to the protein MESDRQRGAEATISRASYLGREAALKSRPPKSYRLPELDMRIRTARTRSEARIMREAREAGVRTPCIYDIDLKECSITMEYVHGITAKEAIDAHPEDAEKLAEMIGKTAAKLHSAGICHGDLTTSNMIVRPDGSLCLIDFSMGCTKATLEDIGIDARLMERAFGSAHAGLENALETLMDAYLSSMPDGNAVRKKLEEIRNRGRYT
- a CDS encoding polyprenyl synthetase family protein, encoding MDAREYLRKRSAQLDGPIRDFIKDEEPSNLIEASRQYPYAGGKRMRPAMVLASCGAVGGNAMDAMPLAVAIEYIHNFTLIHDDLMDGDEVRRGMRTIHVGYGMPTAVLAGDWLFSKACEIISNMDLPPEKVVRILRYVTTAVCDLGRGQQMDVNNEGKIVSEEYYIETIKLKTSVLFAAAAAGGAIVGGADDATAAKIYDYAIDLGLGFQMFDDYLGIAGDSSKTGKSVGNDIRKGKCTCMVTHAIRSIKDQKTLEEFKGILGKIDATDAECGRAKQIMKDAGSIDYAMDLAKKKIESAIAKIDFLPGSEDKEFMVALAKFAINRES
- a CDS encoding phosphoglycerate kinase — translated: MFPTAKDFNTLEDFDYRGKTVLLRVDINCPLDKQTLKIVNDSRIRRVVPTVRELMGKNAKLVILAHQSRKGKWDFIGLKQHSEYLSRHINAPVKYVDDVIGKEAVGAIKALQPGEVLLLGNVRGIDSETAKGDMEAHANGEIVKALAPLIDYYVCDAFGASHRSQCSLVGFQAKVPSASGRLMAKEMFALNAIFSEPRRPSVFILGGAKFGDVSDMIDRVLGNGTADTVILVGLVGNAYLLARGVDIGEASSKILSEELTPENIQAAKDVMEKYGQKVLIPVDVAVERDGKRVSVNIGDMPTKEPALDIGDASAEKFGKVIRSSKTCFMSGPAGMIEKEDFSVGTRKLMEAMVDSGGQSVIGGGHTGGAAERFDLADRFSYVSTGGGALETFLLGEPLPVIEALKYSKGKFGSGGHARGVSITI
- a CDS encoding metallophosphoesterase family protein, with amino-acid sequence MRFLVITDLHQKRADVGWINEEIAAHKAEFVLFLGDITNFGTKKLAKEIISKIDSKVYAIPGNCDPLDLPEGIKDVAVDMHGNAAEVGGYRIVGLGGSNITIFHTAFELEEDELYNGLKKNTSEGMILMTHAPSYGILDQIPSGISVGSRAIKRIVDEYHPILALSGHIHEASGIVEQDGTVFVNPGPAKEKKFAVIDIDGGKVRAEILKH